The Aureitalea marina genome includes a window with the following:
- a CDS encoding glycosyltransferase, which produces MIAIVTPNPDTPAETFVRQHIRLIQPGKTVVVYWEGNGNSLDGISSNRIPARSNSVLGKLVSLRSYMLWGYPGLLVGHQGKQLEKFFKHHQVEAVLAEFGPTGCAVMRVCDRLNLPLFVNFHGHDATVMAKRKLIRRAYRFLNKRATGFICGSNHFKQILIDLNISANKIQVIPCGIEMEEFGPLEQGKDDGLVLAVGRFVEKKAPHLTIQAFAKVVEQCPEARLEMIGGGPLLEECKILIDRLDLTQQVILHGVKDHQFVKSKMKQASVFVQHSVIASNGDMESQGVSLLEAMASSTPQVVTDHNGFSETVLENETGFLVPEGDTNQMANRIIELLSDPIKRSRFGIRSQEIAKSKFESRSMAEKIRNLMLTSSRVI; this is translated from the coding sequence ATGATCGCAATCGTAACACCAAATCCGGATACTCCAGCCGAGACTTTCGTTAGGCAACACATCAGGTTAATTCAACCTGGAAAGACCGTGGTGGTCTATTGGGAAGGGAATGGAAATTCATTGGACGGTATATCCTCAAATCGTATACCTGCGCGTTCCAATTCTGTTCTTGGTAAATTGGTAAGCCTAAGGAGCTACATGTTGTGGGGTTATCCTGGACTTTTGGTTGGCCATCAAGGGAAGCAGTTAGAGAAATTTTTCAAGCATCACCAGGTCGAAGCAGTTCTGGCTGAATTTGGACCGACTGGTTGTGCAGTCATGCGAGTATGCGATAGGTTGAATTTACCACTGTTCGTGAATTTTCACGGTCATGATGCCACGGTCATGGCCAAACGAAAATTGATCCGTCGCGCCTATCGCTTTTTGAATAAAAGAGCGACTGGATTTATTTGCGGGTCCAATCATTTTAAACAAATTTTGATCGATCTTAATATTAGTGCAAATAAAATTCAGGTAATTCCTTGTGGAATTGAAATGGAAGAATTTGGGCCTTTGGAACAAGGTAAAGATGATGGTCTCGTTCTGGCAGTAGGTCGGTTTGTAGAGAAAAAAGCACCACATTTGACCATACAGGCATTTGCTAAGGTAGTTGAACAATGTCCTGAAGCCCGTTTAGAAATGATAGGAGGGGGGCCATTATTAGAAGAATGCAAAATATTGATTGATCGTCTAGACCTCACTCAGCAGGTTATACTCCATGGGGTTAAAGATCATCAATTCGTGAAGTCGAAAATGAAGCAGGCATCTGTATTCGTTCAGCACTCCGTAATAGCTAGTAATGGAGATATGGAAAGTCAGGGTGTATCATTGTTGGAGGCAATGGCCAGTTCGACGCCTCAGGTAGTCACGGATCACAATGGGTTTAGTGAGACGGTTTTAGAGAATGAAACAGGATTTTTGGTTCCTGAGGGCGATACCAACCAGATGGCCAATAGAATCATTGAGTTATTATCTGATCCTATAAAACGCTCTCGCTTTGGTATTCGATCCCAAGAGATTGCCAAATCTAAGTTCGAGTCTAGAAGTATGGCAGAAAAGATTCGAAATTTAATGTTAACCTCCAGTCGAGTTATATGA
- a CDS encoding sulfotransferase family 2 domain-containing protein, with translation MSAQEIHKSEYDSFFWLHIKKSAGISTRKLLQPHYVEVVRGKKPQNFIQSDRSQYNDILNNFRVVLGEYQFKRALFAKKFLYKEQWDNIYSFAFAREPVDRCVSMFFYLFYGKDLSLPRKIYNTYRNIRTYGKPLNSLTGQFDLFLDLVQQAHEDRTSIYIPRGLHFTTHTASVFDDVTDTEGKVLLTEIFKLENLLMGVKRAHEACGLPMNNPEVDVRSNRGKNKKEFSPSVEQRRKIESIFYKDFELYENAN, from the coding sequence ATGAGCGCACAAGAAATACACAAGAGTGAATACGATTCCTTTTTCTGGTTGCACATCAAGAAATCTGCTGGAATCTCTACACGAAAACTGTTACAACCTCACTACGTTGAAGTGGTAAGAGGTAAGAAACCTCAAAATTTCATTCAATCCGATCGGTCTCAGTACAACGATATTCTCAATAATTTCCGAGTAGTTCTCGGTGAGTATCAATTTAAGCGAGCACTATTTGCGAAGAAATTCCTGTACAAGGAACAATGGGACAACATCTATTCCTTCGCCTTTGCCAGGGAACCAGTGGATCGTTGTGTCAGTATGTTCTTCTATTTGTTCTATGGAAAAGATTTGTCGTTGCCTCGGAAGATTTACAACACTTATCGAAACATTAGAACCTATGGTAAACCACTTAACTCATTAACCGGGCAGTTTGATCTTTTTTTAGACCTGGTGCAACAGGCACATGAGGACAGGACTTCCATTTACATTCCCAGGGGTTTACATTTCACCACACATACAGCTTCTGTTTTCGACGATGTGACAGACACGGAAGGGAAGGTCTTACTGACCGAAATATTCAAATTGGAGAATTTGTTGATGGGGGTCAAACGTGCTCATGAAGCCTGTGGACTTCCTATGAATAATCCGGAGGTTGATGTCAGGTCCAATAGAGGAAAGAACAAAAAGGAGTTTAGTCCCTCTGTTGAACAGCGAAGAAAGATCGAGTCCATTTTTTATAAGGACTTCGAATTATACGAGAATGCGAACTAG
- a CDS encoding sulfotransferase, translating to MGKTKVIMLSSLAFSGSTLFGLALGRHSRMTTLGEVMYLERDYHPNLQCSCGERLGECPMWSRVVKQANSQSVDVQFKFDKKWKGVDFDKKGFNFYKFLLINGFRPQRIYRDDQIENYRIRNGNFFNLMGKEFPDTEYFVDLSKTPERMEVLMGSPSIDAYYIHLRRNLKAVYKSNLSRRKMTRKGWGFKMLRESYLLHARERHRRKVFDRVPKSKRITVDFDLFKAQPMQEYRHVLNWLNLQDEEIKDPRSLSIKKQHLYLGNRWLFSSDPNYDVQISESSQKVELNRLERMSFNIFKTLLNPNFKD from the coding sequence TTGGGAAAGACAAAAGTTATCATGTTGAGTTCACTGGCATTTTCCGGTAGCACATTGTTCGGACTGGCCTTGGGTAGACATAGTAGAATGACCACTCTTGGTGAGGTTATGTATCTGGAGCGTGACTATCACCCAAATCTGCAATGTTCATGTGGAGAACGATTAGGAGAATGTCCAATGTGGAGTAGAGTAGTTAAGCAGGCTAACAGTCAATCTGTCGATGTCCAGTTCAAATTTGACAAGAAATGGAAAGGCGTTGATTTTGACAAGAAAGGATTTAACTTTTATAAATTTTTATTGATTAATGGTTTTCGTCCTCAACGAATCTATCGTGATGATCAAATTGAAAATTATCGGATTCGAAATGGGAACTTCTTTAACCTCATGGGGAAGGAATTCCCTGACACGGAGTACTTTGTTGATCTCTCCAAAACACCCGAACGCATGGAAGTATTGATGGGATCTCCGTCAATCGACGCTTATTATATTCATTTGAGGAGAAATCTGAAGGCTGTTTACAAATCCAATCTTTCTCGTCGCAAAATGACTCGGAAAGGATGGGGCTTCAAAATGTTACGTGAAAGTTATTTATTGCATGCCCGTGAACGTCATAGAAGAAAAGTCTTTGATCGAGTTCCTAAATCAAAAAGAATTACTGTAGATTTTGATCTCTTCAAGGCCCAGCCTATGCAAGAATACCGGCATGTGCTGAACTGGCTTAATTTACAAGATGAAGAGATCAAAGACCCAAGAAGTCTATCGATAAAGAAGCAACACTTATACTTAGGTAACCGCTGGCTTTTCTCGTCAGATCCAAATTATGATGTTCAAATATCTGAGAGCTCTCAAAAGGTTGAGTTGAATAGATTGGAACGTATGAGCTTTAATATATTTAAAACATTATTAAACCCTAATTTCAAAGACTAG
- a CDS encoding glycosyltransferase family 4 protein yields MKVVFGSVPKDSGTFTFYRNVRPELEKLGISLYCVSVGAVQKGLWQDEYADDNCVLLAPNHHRVKTLSKVFVDWCIANKIDFVMGINSEPILSAIPHLPRSIKAVSRCANAFDHGYKITMSGRERLMAIFALTPRLRDDLISKYGADPELMHLIPNGIDPSPYDQLRRDSGADSNVLSIGFLGRLEHVQKGVMHIPSIVEELMKRKIPFHLTIAGKGKDCQRLETALQQAILDGQVSMIGALPPNEVPEFLTEQDIFLFPSHFEGCPNALLEAMMAGCVSMSWVINGITDFVLRDGNTGFLFETGDYRGIAERIGKLDKDRRLVSQLGINSAKEARDRFTPERTAKAYFEVLKTLMDSDLPEVAVKPWSKFKGDPNFKHFGDPWMPRSWQFWLKKHLKRTTALW; encoded by the coding sequence ATGAAGGTAGTATTTGGTTCGGTCCCTAAAGATAGTGGTACTTTCACATTTTACAGGAATGTTAGACCGGAACTGGAGAAATTGGGAATCAGCCTATACTGCGTATCCGTTGGTGCTGTTCAAAAGGGATTATGGCAAGATGAATACGCAGATGATAATTGCGTTCTGTTGGCACCAAATCACCATAGGGTTAAAACATTGTCAAAGGTATTTGTCGACTGGTGCATAGCCAACAAGATTGATTTTGTTATGGGAATCAATTCGGAACCTATTTTGAGTGCTATACCACACTTACCAAGATCAATTAAGGCAGTATCTAGATGTGCTAATGCATTTGATCACGGGTACAAAATAACGATGTCAGGCAGAGAAAGATTAATGGCAATTTTTGCGTTGACACCCCGTTTGAGGGATGATCTTATCAGCAAGTATGGGGCAGACCCGGAATTAATGCATTTAATCCCGAATGGAATCGACCCATCTCCTTACGATCAGCTAAGAAGAGATTCTGGAGCGGATTCCAATGTCTTGTCCATCGGATTTTTAGGAAGATTGGAGCATGTTCAAAAAGGGGTCATGCACATTCCGTCGATTGTGGAAGAATTAATGAAAAGAAAGATCCCTTTTCATCTTACAATAGCGGGAAAAGGCAAGGATTGTCAACGTCTCGAAACAGCACTTCAACAAGCCATATTGGATGGACAGGTCAGTATGATCGGGGCTTTACCCCCAAATGAAGTGCCTGAGTTTTTGACGGAACAGGACATATTCCTTTTCCCATCGCATTTTGAAGGCTGTCCAAATGCGCTCCTTGAAGCTATGATGGCGGGTTGTGTTTCGATGAGCTGGGTGATTAATGGTATAACGGACTTTGTTTTGAGGGACGGGAATACGGGATTCTTATTCGAGACAGGGGATTACAGAGGGATTGCGGAACGCATAGGCAAATTAGATAAGGATAGGAGACTAGTTAGTCAATTGGGTATTAATTCAGCTAAAGAGGCGAGAGATCGATTTACGCCAGAACGCACGGCAAAAGCGTATTTCGAGGTTCTTAAAACCTTAATGGATTCCGATCTTCCGGAGGTTGCAGTAAAGCCATGGTCTAAATTCAAAGGAGATCCTAATTTCAAGCACTTTGGTGATCCATGGATGCCGAGAAGTTGGCAATTTTGGCTGAAAAAACACTTGAAAAGGACAACAGCATTATGGTAG